GTCCCAAATACAAAGACAGACCACAGATTGCCAGGGTCATCCAGAAGACCAAAAGTGGCTACAGTATACACTGGATGTCTGGCACTTACTCTGGACCATGGACTGTGGCAAAGAAACGGGACGGCCGCAAAAAGGTGCCTTGGGTTGACACTATCAAGGAGTCAGACATTATTTATAAGAAAATCCCCTTGACAAGTGGACAAAAGCTTACGAACAAAGTGGCACAGACGTTACGGGCATTATACGCTGCTAAGGAGGGGGCTAAGAGTTAATCAACTGAAATCACTCAGATAGAAACCCCTCACAACCTCAATCTTTGCGGATCCAATATGTTACAAACCGAAGGAAGACGAAACCTCTACAGATTTAAGGACCTGGTAGAAGACACCTATGAGGAACACTGGTCTGTTTGAATACAGATCTGTTGAAGTTAATCACAAGAAGGAAATGTTGGGAAAACATTGTGTGGGAGTTCCTTCGCTGTTGTGCAGCAACttggttgtttggtttttaCTCCCATTGTATCATAGTTTAACtaaacacacatgtttatatCTGAACATAcgtctgtaaaaaaacaaaaaaacaaagtgaatgttGGAAATTAGTGTattgatgatgttcttaatAAAGTGTTTTTGGAGTTTAAACTAGCACCAGATGGATTTATTCACTTGACCGGAGCTCAGACAACTTTGAActgctttctttcttctttttttttgttcctgttttaaacattttaacatgtttacCCACACTGTGTACATATCTTggatatgatttatttatgttaacaGCAGTGCAGTATCTGTGCCTATATGCAGGGGAACTCATATTCTTTTTAACGTAGATTTTGATGTTAtagaacaaattaaaaaaaaaaaattaaaaaaagtgagcCCCTGCTCTTTCAGTGAAACAAATACTGCAATAAAAATTTCTTATGTCCTTGGTAcgtgtttgggtttgtttttgtgaacaatCCTGTCTGTGGTGGCAGGAACCACCCTCTGCTACGATAACTTGTGCACCAACAACTATATGTGCCAATGACGCTATATGAAAGCCACAAATGGAAGGCTTCTCTGCTCACCAGGAAACTATGGTGACCTTTGCCAATCAGAAACAGTGTCATTTGCCTATTGTGTCGTAAACTTCAGCTTCAAAATGCCAATGATAATGACATTTGAtgacaaaaaatgacaaaatgataaTGCACATATATTAACTGCCAGTAAACCCTACCAAATATTATTACTATGGACCTTtaaggtaaaaagaaaacttgctttaaataaaatctgAGCTGAAACACATCAAGGTCTTTCTCGTCAGACCTTCAGGTCAGCTGCgttattttacagcagttggAATATAGGGGTTAGGTGCGTTACTTGTTCTCTTTCCTTTgcctcttcacctccttcaaAATTAAGCTAACAGCAGTGCTGATGAAATCCCCATGTAAAGACTTGCCCTATAGTGATGTCCTTTATTTCACCATTAAACATGAATGGAGGTAGACATAATAAGTTACTGAACCCAACTGAAACCGCATACCAgctcatacatatatatgtatatttccaTGGCCACTGCCTGTTGCCCCATGATCTTTATGAGTCATCACCTGGTTTTGATGGGGGGCTTTTTTGAGACACTGTCTCTTGAAATGTCTGTTACACCACTGCCAAACACCTGTTTTAATTGCCACAAATCAATGCAGGACAAAGACAACTTGTTATATCTCAAGAATGGTTGATAATAAAGATTAAATGTTTGGAACATAAATGTCAGCAGGCTTTAAATAGCTCTCATATGTAAGATTGTGTAAATGGGTTAAAAgtgactgaaaaacaacaacaaacctaaacagaacaaaaacaataggCAATATTACAATTGTGTCAGCCTTAGAgtcttaaaacaaagaaataagggatttataaacatacataaagaaaaacagaaaaaaaaaacacaactaaaaagCATGTAAAGaatgtatttgactttgaccaCTGGGTGGCAGCAGCATCTCGTCCAGTGGTCACAAACATTATGCCAGACgaagaagaaaatgaatcaCCGGAAATACACCGCCGTTGGTCGTACATGAGGTTGGCGGGCTGTAGGTTTTAAGTGTCGGATGTCTTTTCTTTAAATTACATTGCTACTGAGCTGGTTAAGAAAACGTCACTACGCAGTGCAGTGTCACGCGGATTTACTTTTCATTCGGGTAAATCACAAACGTGACTTTAAGCCACTTTTATTCGCACTCAACTAGCATCTAGCTTGTGGCTAAACAATGTAGGTTGTGATGCTAGCAGCAAGTTAACTCAGCGGTAACTAACGTCTCCTGGCCTCTCACCTCTTCGTCAACAGATACGGTCACAGTAGTTGCCCAGCCATGCCGTCCAGCGCTGGACCCAGCAGCCCCGCCGCTGCGCTCGCTGAGGCGCTGGATAACTCTGCCCGGCTGATAGACAAACACCTGCAGGAGGACCGCTGCTTTCCTGAGCTGTCGGAGCTGCTCGGTGTTCCCTCACACAGTAAGTTACATGAAAGAAGGTTAAGAGGGAAACGGTTAACATTGGCTACCAGGTTGAATTGATCAAATGTTGCAGTAGGTTTTGACTGGCCATGGTCAGGTTATGTGAATCCAGATTATGCAAATCCTGTATTACTTaagcataaaaagaaaatgactgtaAATCATATATGAGCTATAGTATGAAGATAAGTAGAAATTCAGTCTACACTCACTGAAAGGCTGGGTGAAGTTTTAAAGCAGTACACATACATAATAATCGTGACAATATTTCAGATGACTAAAGATTAAGTGAAAGAAACCACTTAGTTGTAGTTTTGAAGTTCTTTATGGACATAATACAACTTCTTACATatctgaggcaaaacatttAGCAATTCGGTGTCTCAATGAGTGTTTGGTCAGTGCCTTAACATCAATATTTATTGAAcctttgttgtatttacattgaCAAGAATCACATCTGGATTACATGTTATTGAGCTTTAACTCACTGactactttattaggtacatggACAGTTGTGTATGAATGGGATTGATAGATAATGTGAGAGGAAATGCATTGCAGAGTACACTACAGCAGCCTTGTGGTGTCATCATGACCACGACATTGCTATATAATCAAAGAACATTTAGTTAAGTGTTAGGAAGGGCACCCAGTGAGGTCTTCTGCAGCCATAGGTGATTTACTTCACCTTTCGACATGTGCGTTTAGAGATGACCCTCTGCATGTATCTTGTTTGTAATTAATGGTTATTTGAATAAATTACTGTTGTCtttttataatcattttaaagcagTCTGAACCCTGGCATCAACAAGGAATTTTCACCTTGAATCTAAAAATCTAATGATACAGTTAAAAATCCTTGAGGTGCAAACAGCAATCGTATTGCTCTACAGTATTCCCAGGCAATGCTATACCCTCCATACAAAGATAGACGACATATAAAACATTTCTGTAGATAAAAACCATAGAATTCTGTGATAtgacacattatcaaatctgtcTGGAGATCGTACGCCgtcattcttgttttttttcctgatgttATTCCTAGATATGCCGTCCCTCTCTGGAGTGTCGGACATGGACTACCCCCTCCAAGGACCAGGTTTACTGAGTGTGCCAAACCTCCCGGAGCTTAGTGCAGTCCGCCGAGTCCCTCTGCCACCTGAGCTGGTGGAGCAGTTCAGCCGTATCCTTTCTGGTCATTTGGAACAATTCTTATGCAGTATTTCACTTTCGTCCATAGGTTTTAATCTGACAAATATGTAAAGTTGATTCTTTCTGTTCTTAGTTGGCTTACTTAACTGTTTCTTAGATATGCAATGTAACTGCATGATGGGAGTTTTCCCCGAGATCTGTCGAGCCTGGCTTACGATTGACAATGACATTTTCATGTGGAATTATGAAGATGGGTGAGTATTGTATGATCGGGTGATCTGTCTGTAGCTGCACATAGTTAATTTGATGCGTTGTCCTGTGTACCAAGACTTTACTTTAACGGCTATTTTACTTAACAATTGAACTTCCATGAGGACAAAATAGGGTTGAGgaaagttatttatttgtctgttgtGTTACAGAGGAGACGTGGCCTATTTTGATGGCCTTATTGAAACCATTCTTGCAGTGGGACTAGTAAAACCAAAACAAGGTATGCGTAGCTGCTTGGAGTCATCATTTCAtttacctttttaattttagtaATGTTTATGATTTGTGTTGTCTTTCCCAGGTATTTTACAACCACACATTCACTACCTCTTAGTACTGGCCACCTCTGTGGATGTAGTGATCCTCGGGTTGAGCTTCCCCAAGAGCCAGGCTGGTGAGTCACCTTCACATTGCATTTTAGATGTtccttttagtttttaaatttttcttgaTGCTGCACAAAGTTGTCTTGTATTTGAATTAACTGACATTTTAGCCTTAAGAAAGGTTAAGCCTCTTTTGTTGAGTCCTCTGTGGAATTATGTGATAAGATTATCATATGACTATGCAAAACTACTGCAGTTTTTATCTTGTGTCTGTAAGAAAAGTATGTTGACAGTTACTTGGTCTGAGATTTACAAACAAGTGGCTGCTATTCATTACCCGGGCAAATAAGCAAATATACACTATTAATACCCTCctctgtctgtatttgtgtctctttgttgtaGGACTGAACGACAGCATGTCTGGTGGGATGCAGCTGCTACCAGACCCCCTCTTCTCAATTCCCACAGACAACACCTATATCCTCTCCATCACCTCCACAGACCTCGGTCGCATCTTTATGGCAGGAAAGGACGGGTGCCTCTATGAGATAGCTTACCAGGCAGAGGCTGGCTGGCTGAGTCAGCGCTGCAGAAAAATCAACCACTCCAAAAGCTCCCTGTCCTTCCTCGTCCCCTCTGTCCTCCAGTTCTCCTTTTCTGAAGATGGTAAAGAAAGTGACATATTTCCATGTGGAGGTCTGTGATATAATTAAATCCTGGGTTAACTTTTTGTTGCACTTCCTCCATAGACCCCATTGTGCAGATTGCCATCGACAACTCCCGCAACACACTATTCACACGGTCCGAGAAGGGTGTCCTGCAGGTGCAGCATTTACTGGATTATTCTCAGCTGTTCACATATGAAGCTGTTTATCATAAACCGGGAAACTGGTGATTTTTTGAACTGGGCTCCAATAATTAACTCTTTGGCTCATTCAGGTGTATGACCTGGGTGCTGATGGGCAGGGCATGAGTCGGGTGGGAACCTTGTCTCAAAGCTCCATTGTTGCGGCTGCTGGAAACATAGCCAGGTATTTCTGGGTTTGTCATAGCTACAATGTTTCTTTTGCATCTATTATTTATACTGCTTATGCATAAGTTGGATTTCTCAAACTCCTTTCTTTTGCAGGACAATTGACCGTTCTGTCTTCAAACCCATGGTCCAAATCTCTGTGATTGATAGATCAGAGTCCTCGGACTGTCACCTTCTTGCAGTTACTCATGCAGGTATGGATTTCTGAACAGTAGTGGAAGTAAAAGTTAAGATTTCGCATAGGTTACCGGtgaaatatgtttatgtttctgtaGGTGTGCGTCTCTACTTCAGCACCACACCTTTTGCCCTTCCACACCAGAGGCACATAGCAGTTCGACCCAGTCTGCTAGCTTTGGTTCATGTTCGTCTGCCACCGGGGTTTTCTGCATCTTCTACTCTACAAAAACCTGCAAAGGTCCATAAGGCACTTCATAGCAAAGGTCCGTAATATCTTGGTTTACTATTTTTTAAGTTATATGTTCTCTCATCTCACTGGTGTACAGGACCAGAGAATATAATTTTGTCTTGGTTTAAATCTTGTAGGAGTTCTGCTAATGGCTGCATCCGAGTCAGAGGACAGTGACATTCTGTGGTGCATCAATCATGACTCTTTTCCCTTCAAGAAGCCATTGATGGAGACACAGGTTGGTACATTGAATGGTTTATAcacttgtgtattttcttttcagaaATGATGTTGCTGACTTAAAAAACACTCTAATGTTAGTATTGATAGCATTATATCTCTTCAAGTAATTGATATAATTTTCTCATTTAATTTTACTCTCCTATTGCAGATGATGTCTAACATTGATGGGCACTCCTGGGCTCTTTGTGCTCTGAATGAAGAAAGGCCATTCAAGATTTGCACTCCTCTTAATATGGAACAGATTCCCATCACTGATACACCAGTGGTGGTACAGCAGCACAATAATCCTGCTCAGAAGTTTGTCCTTCTCTCTGCAAAGGTTAGAAATGCTGTCATGAATCATTGTGTTGTGTACATGGTGCTCCATCTTGTTCAATGTCATGAAacttaatgttgttttattggGTGCCCACCATTTGTTTTGTGTAGGGGAGTCATATCTTTCAAAAACTGCGGCCTGTAGATCAGCTCCGTCATCTTCTGGTGAGCTGCTCTGGAGGAGAAAGTGAAGAGATTGAACGCTTCTTTAAGCTGCACAGGGTAAAAAGCAAGATCGTCATAATTTTATAATCGACTCATCATGTTTGTAAGCCTTAAATCTATTCATGGAAGATTCATGGTCTGCCTTTCAGTCTACATGTGTCCcttaaaagacacaaataccTACTTGAGTTTCTGTCCTGTGCAGGAGGAGCAGGCTTGTGCCACAGCACTGATCCTGGCGTGTTCCAGGGCAGCTTGTGACAGAGAGGTTTCACAGTGGGCCACCAGAGGATTCTTCAGGTCACATAACACTTTCTCTACtcatacatatttacatttgctCACACTTAACAAACtaaaagcagattttttttttgttgttgccataATTAGATATGGAGGAGAAGCACAGATGAGATTCCCTGCAGCAATGACAGCTCCCAGTAATGTTGGACCGGTGATGAGCTCTCCTGCACCTGGTGAGCAAATACAGTCCACTGGGCCAGAAAAGGATTGTATAAATTCTAAAAAGGATTATACACACATTGCAACTCTTGATTTACCTGATAAACTGGGTACAATGGCATTCAAAAATATGATATTTGTAGCAtttgtacagtatttgtttgttaatttgttaCTTTCCACTCAGGCATCATTCCCCCAGCTCTGGCCACACCTTTCACACCAATGCATTCTGTGTCGACTCCTATCACATCCATGTCAGCTGGCCCAGAGGTGATTTTCTCGGGGAAACACAATGGCATCAGCATCTACTTTGCTCGCATTCTTGGGTAAGTGTGTTTTGGGCAAAAGCCTGAAACGTGAGCTTTTCCTGAGTCAGGAGTGTGCGATCGTGTAATAATGATTTCTGTACTGACGAACATGTATTTTACTGCTCCTGCTGACTTCACAGAAACATTTGGGATGGGAGCCTTGCTTCTGAGAAAACCATAAACAAAGGAACTCAGACTGTCACTATTGTAAGTCGTGTAATTAtagtattgttttgttgttgtaataatacTAGTAGTAGTTAGTAAACACACAGTTACTTTTTGTCTCCACAGTTGGAAAGCAGTGTTGCATCATTTGATCTGGAGTCAGTCCTTCTGGAGCTCTCTGGACTGAGGGAGTTTCTTGATAAAAACTCTCAGTTTAGTCCGTCCTCTCTTGGGGCTGCAAGGTAAGAACTCCGGGTTTCCTTGCTTTCTATGTAAAACGCTCCAGTGTGTTGAATTTCAGATATATTTGCCTAGTTCTCCAAATAGCATGTGGCTCtccacaaatgtgttgttatagtTGAACAAACATCACTGACTCACATTGTGTAgctcaaatgaaaaacattttatccAATTTCTCAATGAAATTGAAATTTTGTTTCCCCAACATGTTGAAATAACATCTGTTCCCTGTTAGTTTTACCTCCCCTGCCAACCTGCAGCAAAGGCTGCTGGGATTCATGCGTCCAGATGGAGCCAACTCTCAGCAGGTCCAGCAGGAGCTCCAGAGGAAATATCACAGTGAGTTATGAGTGCAGGTTTCCACATTTTCATGAATatcctttttattatttttgtatatatacagaAAGTAGATATTTGTTCTGAAAGTGTAGGAAAACTGGGTCAGGCTTTACTTACTTTGTTCTAATTCCGGTGTTTCCACCTCTGTATCCAGCAAATGCACAGGTCTATGAGAAAGCATCACTGCAGGGCATCCAGCAGTTGGTGCATCGCTCCTATCAGACTCTGGCGCTCTGGAAACTTCTCTGTGATCATCAGTTCAGCCTCATTATGTCTGAACTGCCAAAGGTAAATGTATGCACAAAAGCTGTCCCTGTGTAACAAACAGATGCTCATTCATCTGCACAGCAGTGTTCACCCTCATGCTgcactgccttttttttgtacatgatGTGAGCTTGTCATTGTTCTTGCTTATCTTCACTCCACTCGGCTCACAATGTTTTCCCTGTTTTGTAAGGAGTTTCAAGAACAGATGAAGGGAGCGAGCTTCAAGGATATCGTGATTCGGGGTAAAGAGCTGTCTGGAGCGCTCATCACGGCGCTCATTAATGTCTACATCAAAGACAATGCTCCCGTGGATGCAATCAGCAATCACCTGAGAGACATTTGTCCCCTGCTGTACAGCAGTGACGACAGCATTTGCTCTAAGGTACATACTGTGTACACTcagatgttgtgttttgtcagaTTGGTTTAAATATTCTTCAACCCCTTGACAGTGAGGGAACTGTCAAATTAGATGTTATGGATAGTTCACAGTCCAGGTCCTTAAAAGTATTGATTCACCCTCATTCATTGTCTGACGGTTACTTTTTTCCCTTCAATCAGGCTAATGAGTTGCTGCAGAGCTCTAAGCAGGTCCAGAGTAAGGCAGATAAAGAGAAAACACTGAGAGAGTCTCTACGTCTCTATCAGCAGATCAGTCAGCACACTGACCTGCCACTCGTCTGCTCACAGTACAGACAAGGTAGGGATACAAAAGAACTCTTCCTGCTTGTGCAGTTGATTTGTTTAGTGATGCAGTAATTGTTTTGTCAGTGCCTCTATATTAACTGTATTAAACTGTCTCTCAGTGCGTT
This Solea solea chromosome 19, fSolSol10.1, whole genome shotgun sequence DNA region includes the following protein-coding sequences:
- the nup155 gene encoding nuclear pore complex protein Nup155 → MPSSAGPSSPAAALAEALDNSARLIDKHLQEDRCFPELSELLGVPSHNMPSLSGVSDMDYPLQGPGLLSVPNLPELSAVRRVPLPPELVEQFSHMQCNCMMGVFPEICRAWLTIDNDIFMWNYEDGGDVAYFDGLIETILAVGLVKPKQGILQPHIHYLLVLATSVDVVILGLSFPKSQAGLNDSMSGGMQLLPDPLFSIPTDNTYILSITSTDLGRIFMAGKDGCLYEIAYQAEAGWLSQRCRKINHSKSSLSFLVPSVLQFSFSEDDPIVQIAIDNSRNTLFTRSEKGVLQVYDLGADGQGMSRVGTLSQSSIVAAAGNIARTIDRSVFKPMVQISVIDRSESSDCHLLAVTHAGVRLYFSTTPFALPHQRHIAVRPSLLALVHVRLPPGFSASSTLQKPAKVHKALHSKGVLLMAASESEDSDILWCINHDSFPFKKPLMETQMMSNIDGHSWALCALNEERPFKICTPLNMEQIPITDTPVVVQQHNNPAQKFVLLSAKGSHIFQKLRPVDQLRHLLVSCSGGESEEIERFFKLHREEQACATALILACSRAACDREVSQWATRGFFRYGGEAQMRFPAAMTAPSNVGPVMSSPAPGIIPPALATPFTPMHSVSTPITSMSAGPEVIFSGKHNGISIYFARILGNIWDGSLASEKTINKGTQTVTILESSVASFDLESVLLELSGLREFLDKNSQFSPSSLGAASFTSPANLQQRLLGFMRPDGANSQQVQQELQRKYHTNAQVYEKASLQGIQQLVHRSYQTLALWKLLCDHQFSLIMSELPKEFQEQMKGASFKDIVIRGKELSGALITALINVYIKDNAPVDAISNHLRDICPLLYSSDDSICSKANELLQSSKQVQSKADKEKTLRESLRLYQQISQHTDLPLVCSQYRQVRFYEGVLELCLTAADKKDPQRLGPHFYKNGEPEEDRVGQQAFQERLYCYKCITDTMQELVNQSKAAPQSPSVPKQPGPPVMTSDPNMLSNEEATAHFEQMLGLAQRSQDELFHIALYNWLIQADLSDKLLEVNSPYLEEHLMHMIKQDQSKVHNMDLLWRYYEKSRNFGKAAHVLALLADMHSTEISLRQRLEYLARAILSAKSSSGISAQASDGEFLHELEEKMELVRIQVQIQETLIRQSFHHPSVKNVISQLDSELMDITKLYGEFADHFKLSECKLAIIHCAGHSDPILVQSLWQEIMEKELGDSVAMTPADRMRSLSLKLVSLGKIYAGTPRFFPLEFLVKFLEQEVCHLNWDVGFVACTMQEIGVQLPRLLEVYDQLFKTRDPCWQRLKKPLHLVECIHVLLSGYVDDPSRVPTYDRRRFTNVCLDNICGYLVELQSLSPNSALQQTIGNFKSLQAKLEKLH